A single region of the Arthrobacter sp. zg-Y20 genome encodes:
- a CDS encoding ADP-ribosylglycohydrolase family protein encodes MYVLQDRVAGVLAGAAVGDALGGATEGWTPEQIQERHGGRVEGIVGPFLADWRTARPIAPFHKGDGHVTDDTLMTHALVEVYAKRRRHLDAYDVAADLVPLMIGERRWVPELEDHALILQRVFLAEKWLVAKLHYGHADPREAGVGNIVNCGAAMYMAPVGLVHIGDPRGAYAEAIDIAGAHQSSYGREAAGVFAAAVAAAAAPGAAMEDVRAAVLGVAHDGTAAAIRAVFDAVDAFTADGGDPCDVARMVRAAVAPYDTVGEQYRAPAMDARLPSRTKSIEELPAALGFALARGGDLRAAVLDAVNYGRDADSIATMAGAVCGGLHGIDAVPADWVADVTAASRLDLDAVVTAMTETVREVARADLDRTARRTAALQSLLSREEAR; translated from the coding sequence ATGTACGTGTTGCAGGATCGGGTGGCAGGGGTGCTTGCAGGCGCAGCCGTGGGGGACGCACTGGGAGGCGCCACGGAGGGCTGGACGCCGGAGCAGATTCAGGAGCGCCACGGCGGCCGGGTCGAGGGCATTGTGGGTCCGTTCCTGGCCGATTGGAGGACCGCGCGGCCCATTGCCCCTTTCCACAAGGGCGACGGCCACGTCACGGATGACACGCTTATGACGCACGCACTCGTGGAGGTGTACGCCAAGCGGCGCCGCCACCTCGATGCCTACGACGTTGCCGCCGACCTGGTACCGCTGATGATCGGCGAGCGCCGCTGGGTTCCGGAACTGGAAGACCATGCGCTGATCCTGCAGCGCGTTTTCCTGGCCGAGAAATGGCTCGTGGCGAAGCTGCATTACGGCCATGCCGACCCGCGGGAGGCGGGGGTGGGCAACATCGTGAACTGCGGTGCCGCCATGTACATGGCACCGGTGGGGCTGGTGCACATCGGTGATCCGCGCGGCGCTTACGCCGAAGCCATCGACATTGCGGGTGCGCACCAGTCCTCCTACGGGCGGGAGGCGGCCGGTGTGTTTGCAGCGGCGGTGGCAGCCGCCGCGGCACCCGGCGCGGCGATGGAGGACGTGCGCGCAGCGGTGCTGGGGGTCGCGCACGACGGCACCGCTGCGGCGATCCGGGCCGTGTTCGACGCCGTGGATGCCTTCACTGCCGACGGCGGGGATCCGTGCGACGTCGCACGGATGGTGCGCGCCGCCGTCGCACCCTATGACACGGTGGGCGAGCAGTACCGGGCCCCGGCCATGGACGCGCGGCTGCCCTCGCGCACCAAATCGATCGAAGAACTGCCCGCCGCCCTGGGGTTCGCGCTTGCCCGCGGCGGGGACCTGCGGGCCGCGGTGCTCGACGCCGTGAACTACGGGCGCGACGCCGACTCGATCGCGACGATGGCCGGCGCCGTCTGCGGCGGCCTGCACGGGATCGACGCCGTCCCGGCTGACTGGGTGGCGGACGTGACGGCGGCCAGCCGCCTCGACCTGGACGCTGTGGTCACCGCCATGACGGAGACGGTGCGGGAGGTGGCGCGGGCCGATCTGGACCGCACCGCCCGGCGAACCGCGGCGCTTCAGTCGCTGCTCAGCCGGGAGGAGGCACGGTGA
- a CDS encoding ADP-ribosylglycohydrolase family protein, with protein sequence MRLTWAQPEDLVPAEFAALREQGVPEEDLVPIERRWAAAGGPTRLEPSGAAVADPGPEVRAMARRVLDELAVLQVRSDAEPDDWLEISALLPPAALLPPAARGAAAVKGPAAKGLAVKGPAAKTSPAFERVHGAWLGRAAGCLLGKPVEKIPREGIEEIARATGNWPIRTYFTAAGLPADIVQRWPWNRRSAPTSLLENIQGMPEDDDLNFPILALELMETSGRALATDQFAQAWLAALPAGRVFTAERAAYRNILDARPAPETATHHNPFREWIGALIRADVHGWVHPGDVRAAAASAWADARLSHTRNGIYGEMWAAALCSASLTETSADAVLDAADTVVPPSSRLAAAVRLGRNTGRALARGTITDAAALDVLHAGFAGMHWVHCLNNAALIACALQAHGGDFSAAIAFAVAGGWDTDSDGATVGSVAGGLLGAGAIGAEWTDPLQDRIATSLPGGAERSIRNLAERTLRLSRTGVPDATGLIERTNA encoded by the coding sequence GTGAGGCTGACCTGGGCGCAGCCGGAGGACCTGGTTCCGGCCGAGTTCGCCGCCCTCCGCGAGCAGGGCGTTCCCGAGGAGGACCTCGTTCCGATCGAGCGGCGGTGGGCCGCCGCCGGCGGACCCACCAGGCTGGAGCCGTCCGGGGCCGCGGTTGCGGATCCGGGCCCGGAGGTGCGCGCCATGGCCCGGCGGGTGCTCGATGAGCTGGCGGTCCTGCAGGTGCGCAGCGACGCCGAGCCGGATGACTGGCTGGAGATTTCCGCCCTGCTGCCGCCGGCCGCCCTGCTGCCGCCGGCCGCGCGGGGGGCCGCGGCGGTGAAGGGACCGGCGGCGAAGGGGCTGGCTGTGAAGGGACCGGCGGCGAAAACATCCCCGGCGTTCGAGCGGGTGCACGGGGCCTGGCTCGGCCGGGCGGCCGGATGTTTGCTGGGCAAACCCGTGGAGAAGATCCCCCGAGAGGGCATTGAAGAGATTGCCCGGGCCACCGGGAACTGGCCTATCCGCACGTATTTCACCGCGGCCGGGCTGCCCGCAGACATCGTGCAGCGCTGGCCGTGGAACCGGCGGTCCGCCCCCACCTCGCTGCTGGAGAACATCCAGGGGATGCCCGAGGATGATGACCTGAACTTTCCCATCCTCGCCCTGGAGCTGATGGAAACCTCGGGCCGCGCCCTGGCCACTGACCAGTTCGCGCAGGCATGGCTGGCGGCGCTGCCCGCCGGACGGGTGTTCACCGCCGAGCGCGCCGCGTACCGGAACATCCTCGACGCCCGGCCGGCGCCGGAGACGGCAACCCACCACAATCCGTTCCGCGAATGGATCGGTGCACTTATCCGCGCCGACGTGCACGGCTGGGTCCATCCCGGAGACGTCCGCGCCGCTGCTGCTTCAGCCTGGGCCGATGCCCGGCTCAGCCACACCCGCAACGGCATCTACGGAGAAATGTGGGCCGCCGCGCTGTGCTCCGCGTCCCTCACCGAAACCAGCGCCGACGCCGTGCTGGACGCCGCCGACACGGTGGTGCCGCCGTCGTCGCGGCTGGCCGCCGCAGTGCGCCTGGGGCGGAACACCGGGCGTGCACTCGCCCGCGGAACCATCACGGACGCTGCCGCCCTGGACGTATTGCACGCCGGGTTCGCCGGGATGCACTGGGTCCACTGCCTCAACAACGCGGCACTCATTGCCTGCGCCCTGCAGGCACACGGCGGAGACTTCAGCGCGGCCATTGCCTTCGCCGTCGCGGGCGGGTGGGACACCGACTCGGACGGCGCAACCGTTGGCTCCGTGGCCGGCGGGCTGCTGGGCGCCGGCGCAATTGGTGCGGAGTGGACGGATCCGCTGCAGGACCGCATCGCAACATCGCTTCCCGGCGGCGCGGAACGGTCCATCCGGAACCTGGCCGAACGCACACTCCGGCTGTCCCGGACCGGGGTACCGGACGCAACGGGTCTCATCGAAAGGACTAACGCATGA
- a CDS encoding SUMF1/EgtB/PvdO family nonheme iron enzyme encodes MSGGFDPLHPRDVDLPTRVPLKGDLSTGDVAISLDDAKIFAAPADAGDLVQWRLQLTAWRDGARKRHGEPTRYNDGAAAWASRCFTVAQVWLWDELFFDFEAQRFTPERFLADARERFGGLDGIVLWHAYPVIGIDDRNQWDYYNVPGLADVSAALRRAGVAVFLSYMPWDIGTRRSGDDAAELTATVRRLGADSVFLDTLKKADRSLVAALDAARPGIGLEGESKLSTDRIADHTLSWAQWFADSEVPGVLRARWFERRHMQHHIRRWHRDHAEELRAAWLNGVGVLVWEVVFGAWVGWNDRDSATLRRMVPVQRGFHRWLVDGEWTPLTVTEGPVVGSSFDLDGIKLLLLANTSDTDAKHQLAGTGWDPLHPGDTSEVITVPANSIAAAVQVSAGAVVPGEIAAVQTALAGEPAVRNSSFRHRRARRLSAPPWPGPAAPAAFSAAAVSAVTVPAGEYTLTVRYRMRETGMYGGAPYVDEWKPLSPRLHDQRTLDRFVTLPRPVHVAAEEVSEAEYARFLDAVGEHAEARDPERPATKVTLARAREYAAWAGGRLPSEDEWQLAAADPGFRRRTPEVWNWTESEHSDGRTRFVMLKGGSAHRSRGSNWYFDGGVQPPEFTAKLLLPGLGLDASASIGFRICRDQSDDGGGPQ; translated from the coding sequence ATGAGTGGCGGGTTCGATCCCCTGCATCCGCGCGACGTCGACCTGCCCACCCGGGTGCCGCTCAAGGGGGACCTGAGCACCGGGGATGTGGCGATCTCGCTGGACGACGCCAAGATTTTCGCCGCGCCGGCGGACGCCGGTGATCTGGTGCAGTGGCGCCTGCAGCTCACGGCCTGGCGGGACGGGGCACGGAAGCGGCACGGCGAACCCACCCGGTACAACGACGGCGCCGCCGCCTGGGCCAGCCGGTGCTTCACCGTGGCGCAGGTCTGGTTGTGGGACGAGTTGTTCTTTGACTTCGAGGCACAGCGGTTCACGCCCGAACGGTTCCTCGCCGATGCCCGCGAGCGTTTCGGCGGGCTGGACGGCATTGTGCTGTGGCATGCGTATCCGGTGATCGGCATCGATGACCGGAACCAGTGGGATTACTACAACGTGCCCGGCCTCGCGGATGTTTCGGCCGCGCTGCGCCGCGCCGGTGTTGCCGTGTTCCTGAGCTACATGCCCTGGGACATCGGCACGCGCCGCAGCGGCGACGACGCGGCCGAGCTCACCGCCACCGTCCGCCGGCTCGGGGCGGACAGCGTTTTCCTCGACACCCTGAAAAAGGCCGACCGCTCGCTCGTCGCGGCCCTGGATGCGGCCCGTCCCGGGATCGGCCTGGAGGGCGAATCGAAACTCTCCACCGACCGCATTGCCGACCACACTCTGTCCTGGGCGCAGTGGTTCGCGGATTCCGAGGTTCCCGGCGTGCTGCGGGCACGGTGGTTTGAACGCCGGCACATGCAGCACCACATCCGCCGCTGGCACCGGGACCACGCCGAAGAGCTCCGCGCCGCCTGGCTCAACGGCGTCGGCGTCCTGGTGTGGGAAGTGGTGTTCGGCGCCTGGGTGGGCTGGAATGACCGGGATTCGGCCACGCTGCGCCGCATGGTTCCCGTCCAGCGCGGTTTCCACCGCTGGCTCGTGGACGGCGAATGGACACCGCTCACCGTGACCGAGGGGCCGGTGGTGGGCTCCAGCTTCGACCTCGACGGCATCAAACTGCTGCTCCTGGCCAACACCTCGGACACCGATGCCAAGCATCAGCTGGCCGGAACGGGGTGGGATCCGCTGCACCCGGGCGACACTTCCGAGGTGATCACCGTGCCGGCCAACAGCATAGCCGCAGCGGTCCAGGTCAGCGCCGGCGCCGTGGTTCCCGGGGAGATCGCTGCCGTTCAAACCGCCCTCGCCGGTGAGCCTGCCGTCCGGAATTCCTCCTTCCGGCACCGCCGCGCCCGGCGGCTCAGCGCCCCGCCCTGGCCGGGACCGGCGGCACCGGCTGCCTTTTCGGCCGCCGCCGTTTCGGCCGTCACTGTGCCGGCCGGTGAGTACACGCTGACCGTGCGTTACCGGATGCGGGAAACCGGGATGTACGGCGGAGCGCCCTACGTAGACGAGTGGAAGCCGCTGTCCCCGCGGCTCCATGACCAGCGCACGCTGGACCGGTTCGTGACGCTCCCACGGCCGGTGCATGTTGCCGCCGAGGAGGTGAGCGAAGCGGAATACGCCCGCTTCCTCGACGCCGTCGGCGAGCACGCCGAAGCCCGTGATCCGGAGCGTCCCGCCACCAAGGTGACGCTGGCCCGGGCCCGGGAGTACGCGGCCTGGGCCGGAGGCCGGCTGCCCAGTGAGGATGAGTGGCAGCTCGCGGCCGCCGATCCGGGTTTCCGGCGCAGGACCCCGGAAGTGTGGAACTGGACCGAGTCCGAGCACTCCGACGGCCGCACCCGCTTCGTGATGCTCAAGGGCGGCAGCGCCCACCGCAGCAGGGGCTCGAACTGGTATTTCGACGGCGGGGTGCAGCCGCCGGAGTTCACGGCCAAGCTGCTCCTGCCCGGACTGGGGCTGGACGCCTCCGCATCCATCGGGTTCCGGATCTGCCGGGACCAGTCCGACGACGGTGGAGGCCCCCAATGA
- a CDS encoding CoA transferase, which yields MSPLEGLRVVDVSTLFAGPMAAMHLGDMGADVVKVEHPRRPDPARGHGPAKDGQNLWWKTLGRNKHTVAIDLHTAGGRGAFLRLARTAGVIENFRPGTLERWGLDYAALSAQNPGLVLARVTGFGQIGPYRNRPGFGTLAEAMSGFASSTGEPDGPPTLPPFGLADGVASLATAYAVMVALHARDRDPDGRGQELDVAIIEPILAMLGPQITRWDQLGTVQPRIGNRSVNNAPRNTYRTKDGSWVAVSTSAQSIAERVVALVGRPELADEPWFASGAGRAGHADLLDDVVGAWIARHSRAEVIAAFDAAEAAVAPVYDAADIVADPQFNALGTIHRIKDPELGDLAMQGPLFRMSRDAATIAFTGRAHGADTDNVLTGLGYTAAELAALRADGSIG from the coding sequence ATGAGTCCGCTGGAGGGCCTGCGGGTCGTGGACGTTTCCACCCTGTTTGCCGGCCCGATGGCCGCCATGCATCTGGGCGACATGGGCGCCGACGTCGTGAAGGTGGAGCATCCCCGCCGCCCGGACCCGGCACGCGGCCACGGACCAGCCAAGGACGGGCAGAACCTCTGGTGGAAAACGCTGGGCCGGAACAAACACACAGTGGCCATCGACCTGCACACGGCGGGTGGACGCGGCGCGTTCCTGCGCCTGGCCCGCACCGCCGGCGTGATTGAAAACTTCCGCCCCGGGACGCTGGAACGCTGGGGGCTGGACTATGCCGCGCTGTCCGCACAGAACCCCGGGCTGGTCCTGGCGCGGGTCACCGGATTCGGGCAGATCGGGCCGTACCGGAACCGCCCCGGATTCGGTACGCTCGCCGAGGCGATGAGCGGGTTCGCGTCCTCCACCGGGGAGCCGGACGGGCCGCCCACGCTGCCGCCCTTCGGCCTGGCGGACGGCGTCGCGTCCCTGGCCACCGCGTACGCGGTCATGGTGGCCCTGCACGCCCGGGACCGGGACCCGGACGGCCGGGGCCAGGAGCTCGACGTCGCGATCATCGAACCGATCCTGGCGATGCTCGGCCCGCAGATCACCCGCTGGGACCAGCTGGGCACCGTGCAGCCGCGCATCGGAAACCGGTCCGTCAACAACGCACCGCGCAACACGTACCGCACCAAGGACGGGTCCTGGGTGGCGGTGTCCACGAGTGCGCAGTCCATTGCGGAGCGGGTCGTCGCCCTGGTCGGCCGGCCCGAACTCGCCGACGAGCCGTGGTTCGCCAGCGGCGCGGGACGGGCCGGGCACGCGGACCTGCTGGACGACGTCGTCGGCGCCTGGATTGCCCGGCACTCCCGTGCGGAGGTCATCGCCGCGTTCGACGCCGCCGAAGCCGCCGTGGCGCCGGTCTACGATGCCGCAGACATTGTTGCCGATCCGCAGTTCAACGCACTGGGCACCATCCACCGGATCAAGGACCCCGAGCTCGGCGACCTGGCCATGCAGGGGCCGCTGTTCCGGATGTCGCGGGATGCGGCAACCATTGCGTTCACCGGGCGGGCGCACGGCGCGGACACGGACAACGTGCTGACCGGGCTGGGGTACACGGCCGCGGAACTCGCCGCGCTGCGGGCGGACGGGAGCATCGGATGA
- a CDS encoding aldolase/citrate lyase family protein, whose amino-acid sequence MVALYAPADRPERFAKALQAGADAVIVDLEDAVAASRKDAARAALTDFAACWEECREADGGDAPAVQVRVNARGSRAHDADLAAVAALPPEFGVRLPKTQSGADVAAFRAVLPGRQAHALLESALSIERAFEIAGSGVASIAAGEADLRAELGIPAGPAGEAGLAWPRSRIINAAAAAGLPAPLMAVYAHVRDVDGLAASCRAGRALGFAGRTAVHPRQIEVIRRVFTPDAAELARAQGIVERVQAAARDGSGAFVLADGTFLDVAMLRAAERVLALGGHSTA is encoded by the coding sequence ATGGTGGCCTTATATGCGCCGGCGGACCGGCCGGAGCGGTTCGCCAAAGCGCTGCAGGCCGGGGCGGATGCGGTCATCGTGGACCTGGAAGACGCCGTCGCCGCCTCCCGCAAGGACGCTGCCCGCGCGGCGCTGACCGACTTCGCGGCGTGCTGGGAAGAGTGCCGGGAAGCGGACGGCGGGGATGCTCCGGCGGTCCAGGTCCGGGTGAACGCGCGCGGGTCCCGGGCCCACGACGCCGACCTCGCCGCCGTTGCAGCGCTGCCCCCGGAGTTCGGGGTGCGGCTGCCGAAAACGCAGTCGGGCGCGGACGTTGCCGCCTTCCGCGCGGTGCTGCCGGGGCGGCAGGCGCATGCCCTGCTCGAATCGGCGCTGTCCATTGAGCGTGCGTTTGAGATTGCCGGTTCCGGTGTTGCCTCGATCGCCGCCGGTGAAGCGGATCTGCGGGCCGAGCTGGGGATTCCGGCCGGGCCGGCCGGCGAGGCGGGCCTGGCCTGGCCGCGCAGCCGCATCATCAACGCTGCTGCCGCGGCGGGCCTGCCCGCTCCGTTGATGGCGGTTTACGCCCATGTCCGGGACGTGGACGGGCTGGCCGCCAGCTGCCGTGCGGGCCGGGCGCTCGGTTTCGCCGGGCGGACCGCGGTGCATCCGCGCCAGATTGAGGTGATCCGCCGGGTCTTCACCCCGGATGCGGCTGAGCTGGCCCGGGCGCAGGGCATTGTGGAGCGTGTGCAGGCAGCAGCCCGTGACGGAAGCGGCGCTTTTGTGCTGGCGGACGGGACCTTTCTTGACGTCGCCATGCTGCGCGCTGCCGAGCGGGTGCTAGCCCTGGGAGGTCATTCCACCGCGTAG
- a CDS encoding dihydrofolate reductase family protein, with the protein MGSLMYSINCSLDGYSADANGDFSWMAPSEEMVLSHTEDMEDAAAVLYGRRMYESMAVWETDPAAVAGAPGAERFTAVWQATPKTVFSSTLTEPWTERTELEPALTREAVERAKVAGNVTIGGPTLAKSALQMGLVDAVSLVVYPVIVGGGTRVLPGGSRINLRLLGERRFANGAVRLDYAVE; encoded by the coding sequence ATGGGATCCCTGATGTATTCGATCAACTGCTCTCTGGACGGTTACAGCGCCGACGCCAATGGTGACTTCTCCTGGATGGCGCCCTCCGAGGAAATGGTTCTCTCCCACACCGAGGACATGGAAGACGCAGCCGCCGTCCTGTACGGACGGCGGATGTACGAAAGCATGGCCGTGTGGGAAACGGACCCGGCCGCCGTTGCGGGCGCGCCCGGGGCCGAACGGTTCACGGCGGTCTGGCAGGCGACGCCGAAAACCGTGTTCTCCTCCACCCTCACCGAGCCTTGGACGGAACGGACTGAACTGGAACCGGCGCTGACCCGGGAGGCGGTGGAGCGGGCGAAGGTGGCCGGGAATGTCACCATCGGCGGGCCGACGCTGGCCAAGAGCGCCCTGCAGATGGGACTGGTCGACGCCGTCTCGCTGGTGGTTTATCCGGTGATCGTGGGCGGCGGTACCCGGGTGCTGCCGGGCGGATCCCGCATCAACCTGCGCCTGCTGGGGGAGCGGCGCTTCGCGAACGGGGCGGTGCGGCTCGACTACGCGGTGGAATGA
- a CDS encoding DUF6297 family protein, whose product MARTTAPASPQFNPARYTRTVSRSHRRGSTRLRDVLLEAYTTLLGVGTILALAGGLVLALRNEVARALGSGAGGRRTIVAAEWTGLPDGAAVTVLLFAALAAVLTGARKLGPVAVTSAEGYWWLGLPVDRRPFLTGRLLRRGGMVWAAGAVLYLPVGVITDLQAAFAGQLAGAAVFGLAAVCALLLAAVGQSAGNGQVGGQQVDGQPGGNRPTAGNGIPAGPFGTAGALVLLALLGFLPRLAAAGEWWPAPAALAAVVGLGLWVQTRLERIPGRELIRGGGVSGHAGAALYLMDTNELGRAFAAAPGARTSRRARRWYAKGARTPFGALLRADATAFLRTPGLWGRPVLLLLLCVAVLLAAGQQPALMQLAVILLTIGAAVPAMGALARQTAITPGLDALLPLSPALVRLSRMTLPAAAMALWSAGFCTVLVLLGAGSPALIGLGALAGTGLGAAAVRGAYRPLPDWTVPPSDTVFGPVPTAQTGSLARGLDTILLAAVPLLLGLFLGYVPGALLLGQAVFSAGCVLLVMFSNPR is encoded by the coding sequence ATGGCCCGCACCACCGCGCCCGCTTCGCCGCAGTTCAATCCGGCCCGCTACACCCGTACCGTGTCGCGGAGCCACCGCCGCGGCAGCACCCGCCTCCGGGACGTGCTGCTGGAGGCTTACACCACGCTCCTGGGGGTGGGCACCATCCTGGCGCTGGCCGGGGGACTGGTCCTCGCGCTGCGGAACGAGGTGGCGCGTGCCCTGGGGTCCGGTGCCGGCGGCCGCCGCACCATCGTTGCCGCTGAATGGACCGGCCTGCCCGACGGCGCGGCCGTCACCGTCCTGCTGTTCGCTGCCCTGGCGGCGGTGCTCACCGGGGCCCGGAAGCTGGGGCCGGTGGCGGTGACTTCCGCCGAGGGGTACTGGTGGCTGGGCCTGCCCGTGGACCGCCGGCCGTTCCTCACCGGGAGGCTGCTGCGCCGTGGCGGCATGGTGTGGGCGGCCGGTGCGGTGCTGTATCTGCCGGTCGGGGTGATTACCGACCTGCAGGCGGCATTCGCCGGCCAGCTCGCCGGGGCAGCCGTCTTCGGCTTGGCCGCGGTATGCGCGTTGCTGCTGGCGGCCGTGGGGCAGTCGGCCGGGAACGGCCAGGTAGGCGGGCAGCAGGTAGACGGACAGCCGGGCGGAAATCGCCCGACGGCAGGAAACGGCATCCCGGCCGGACCGTTCGGTACGGCCGGTGCATTGGTGCTGCTGGCATTGCTGGGTTTCCTTCCCCGGCTGGCTGCCGCCGGCGAGTGGTGGCCCGCCCCCGCGGCGCTGGCCGCCGTCGTCGGACTGGGGCTGTGGGTCCAGACGCGGTTGGAGCGGATCCCGGGACGTGAACTGATCCGCGGCGGGGGAGTGTCCGGCCACGCCGGGGCGGCGCTGTATCTGATGGACACCAATGAGCTGGGGCGGGCGTTCGCCGCCGCCCCCGGCGCCCGGACCTCCCGCCGCGCCCGACGCTGGTATGCCAAGGGTGCCCGTACACCGTTCGGCGCACTGCTGCGCGCCGATGCCACCGCGTTCCTGCGCACCCCAGGACTATGGGGCCGTCCGGTGCTGCTGCTCCTGCTGTGCGTTGCTGTCCTGCTGGCAGCCGGACAGCAACCGGCCCTGATGCAGCTGGCCGTCATCCTGCTCACCATCGGCGCGGCCGTCCCGGCCATGGGTGCTCTGGCCCGGCAAACCGCCATCACCCCCGGCCTGGACGCCCTGCTGCCGCTGTCCCCGGCACTGGTGCGGTTGAGCCGGATGACGCTGCCCGCCGCTGCCATGGCCCTGTGGTCCGCCGGGTTCTGTACCGTCCTGGTGTTGCTGGGGGCGGGCAGCCCGGCGCTGATCGGGCTCGGCGCACTCGCCGGAACCGGGCTCGGCGCCGCCGCGGTGCGGGGTGCCTACCGGCCGCTGCCGGACTGGACGGTTCCGCCGTCGGACACCGTGTTCGGCCCGGTCCCGACGGCGCAAACCGGGTCCCTCGCCCGCGGCCTGGACACCATTTTGCTGGCAGCGGTGCCGTTGCTGCTGGGCCTGTTCCTGGGCTACGTTCCGGGTGCCCTGCTGCTGGGCCAGGCTGTGTTTTCCGCCGGCTGCGTCCTGCTGGTGATGTTCTCGAACCCTCGTTAG
- a CDS encoding ABC transporter ATP-binding protein, with the protein MTAAGLVLEISQLLVGYAGAPVCGAITASASPGEILGVVGFNGAGKSTAARTIAGKQLMLDGEVRVHGLPANEDAIPFRRQVAALFDEDAFFPSLSLREHLQLVARGHSVPDPDAAVDAELDFFGLQDRADAVPDSVSSGQRRRLLLASALIRPSSLLILDEPEQRLDPVMRERVGVRIRDYADDGGTVLLVTHDPALLLATAERCLLIDDEVREIEPARAAAEIAGK; encoded by the coding sequence ATGACTGCTGCCGGGCTCGTGCTCGAGATTTCCCAACTGCTGGTGGGCTACGCCGGCGCTCCCGTCTGCGGGGCGATCACCGCCTCCGCGTCGCCCGGGGAGATCCTCGGCGTCGTCGGTTTCAACGGGGCCGGCAAGTCCACTGCCGCCCGCACGATTGCCGGCAAACAGTTGATGCTCGACGGCGAGGTGCGGGTGCACGGCCTGCCCGCCAATGAGGACGCCATCCCCTTCCGCCGCCAGGTCGCCGCCCTCTTTGACGAGGACGCCTTCTTCCCGTCGCTGTCGCTCCGCGAACACCTGCAGCTGGTGGCCCGCGGCCATTCCGTGCCGGACCCGGACGCCGCCGTCGACGCGGAACTGGACTTCTTCGGGCTGCAGGACCGCGCCGACGCCGTGCCGGATTCCGTCTCCTCCGGCCAGCGCCGCCGGCTGCTGCTCGCCTCGGCCCTGATCCGCCCGTCCTCGCTGCTGATCCTCGATGAACCCGAACAGCGCCTGGACCCGGTGATGCGCGAACGCGTGGGAGTCCGCATCCGGGATTACGCCGACGACGGCGGCACGGTCCTGCTGGTGACCCACGATCCGGCGCTGCTCCTGGCGACGGCGGAGCGCTGCCTGCTCATAGATGACGAGGTGCGCGAGATCGAACCCGCCCGCGCCGCCGCCGAGATCGCCGGTAAATAG
- a CDS encoding SMR family transporter, which yields MSWIVLVLSGVLEAVWATALDKSQGFSRFWPSAIFVTALVASMAGLAYAMRELPLGTSYAVWVGIGATLTVIYGMATGAESVSLLKILFLAMIVGGVIGLKSLH from the coding sequence ATGTCATGGATTGTTCTAGTTCTGTCCGGTGTCCTGGAGGCAGTGTGGGCCACCGCCCTGGACAAGTCGCAGGGGTTCAGCCGCTTCTGGCCGTCCGCCATCTTCGTCACCGCGCTTGTCGCGAGCATGGCCGGGCTCGCGTACGCCATGCGCGAACTGCCGCTGGGCACGTCGTACGCCGTGTGGGTGGGGATCGGCGCCACTCTGACCGTCATTTACGGCATGGCCACCGGCGCCGAATCCGTGTCCCTGCTGAAGATCCTGTTCCTGGCCATGATTGTGGGCGGCGTGATCGGGTTGAAGTCGCTGCACTAG
- a CDS encoding GNAT family N-acetyltransferase, producing MPQLIAPTAALEGAWRQARAEWGPGVHEDGFGLRPEDDVETSAGFSAWLRRLAADTGCTYRWIVSGGQVLGGIALRHGDADAVRRAGNIGYGIRPSARRQGHAVAALRAMLDEARELGLPEVLLICGKENTASARTIEWAGGIPAGPAVGPGSGATGRGSGRGGSGARMRKYVISTGAGTAD from the coding sequence ATGCCGCAGCTGATCGCCCCCACTGCCGCACTGGAGGGCGCCTGGCGTCAGGCCCGCGCGGAGTGGGGCCCGGGCGTCCACGAGGACGGGTTCGGGCTGCGGCCGGAGGACGACGTCGAAACCTCCGCCGGGTTCTCGGCCTGGCTCCGGCGGCTGGCGGCGGACACCGGCTGCACCTACCGGTGGATCGTCTCCGGCGGGCAGGTGCTGGGCGGGATCGCCCTGCGTCACGGCGACGCCGACGCGGTGCGCCGGGCCGGGAACATCGGCTACGGCATCCGCCCCTCCGCCCGGCGGCAGGGCCATGCGGTGGCCGCGCTGCGGGCCATGCTCGACGAGGCGCGGGAGCTGGGCCTGCCCGAAGTGCTGCTGATCTGCGGGAAGGAGAACACCGCCTCCGCCCGCACCATCGAATGGGCCGGCGGCATCCCGGCCGGTCCCGCCGTCGGTCCCGGCAGCGGCGCGACTGGCCGCGGCAGCGGCCGCGGTGGCAGCGGCGCGAGGATGCGGAAGTATGTCATCTCCACGGGTGCAGGCACCGCGGACTGA